One Thermodesulfovibrionales bacterium DNA segment encodes these proteins:
- a CDS encoding glycosyltransferase family protein, whose translation MRILGVIQARCGSTRLPGKVMLPLAGKAALVRLVERVLRSALLTHTVVATTTASEDDAILNLCEREGFSCFRGHPSDLLDRHYRTGLAFGADTVVKIPSDCPLIDPKIIDRVVAFYEGNRGSLDFVSNLHPASYPDGNDVEVIPMEVLEAAWKEADKTFEREHTTPFIWDNPERFRIGNVTWETGFDYSMSHRWVLDYREDYQFIERVYDELYPRNPSFDMKEILQLLDEKPHIQEINRRHAGVIWYRHHANELKTIGPAQAAWKAGA comes from the coding sequence ATGAGGATACTTGGGGTTATCCAGGCCCGCTGCGGGTCCACCAGGCTCCCGGGAAAGGTCATGCTGCCCCTCGCCGGCAAGGCAGCGCTGGTCCGGCTCGTCGAACGGGTCCTGAGATCGGCTCTGCTGACGCATACCGTCGTCGCGACGACAACGGCATCCGAAGACGATGCAATCCTGAATCTCTGTGAACGCGAAGGCTTTTCCTGCTTCAGGGGCCATCCTTCCGACCTCCTCGACAGACACTACAGGACAGGCCTTGCCTTCGGAGCTGACACGGTCGTGAAAATACCCTCCGATTGTCCCCTCATCGATCCGAAGATCATCGACCGTGTTGTCGCCTTTTACGAAGGGAATCGCGGTTCCCTCGATTTTGTGAGCAATCTCCATCCTGCCTCCTATCCTGATGGAAATGACGTCGAGGTCATTCCCATGGAAGTCCTTGAGGCGGCATGGAAGGAGGCTGACAAGACCTTCGAGAGGGAGCATACCACACCGTTCATTTGGGACAACCCGGAGAGATTTCGTATCGGAAATGTCACGTGGGAAACGGGCTTCGACTACTCGATGAGCCATCGGTGGGTGCTCGATTACCGCGAGGATTATCAATTCATAGAGAGGGTATACGACGAACTTTACCCCCGTAACCCTTCGTTCGACATGAAAGAGATTCTTCAACTCCTCGATGAAAAGCCGCATATCCAGGAGATCAACAGGAGACATGCAGGAGTGATCTGGTACCGGCATCATGCCAATGAACTGAAGACAATAGGGCCTGCGCAGGCCGCATGGAAGGCTGGAGCGTGA
- a CDS encoding undecaprenyl-diphosphate phosphatase: protein MSIFKIMVLAIVQGAAELLPVSSSAHVIVAEKLMGLDPTRPEMTLLLVMLHTGTMFAVIGFFWRAWKRHFFASRKVFLTSAKFVALATVFTAVAGLSLKLLIEKLFMKDLPHAEIELLFGNLVLISISLATVGILIIIAGWKAHERREAPSALDTRRSIWIGIMQGVCLPFRGFSRSGATISTGLLLGIERARIEEFSFALAVVLTPPVIVREVLRLLKAHHMSPSMSASMMSLFYPSLLGMVLSFGTGILALRWLSDWLERGRWHFFGIYCLCASLAVFLLHVTLFS from the coding sequence ATGAGCATATTCAAGATCATGGTGCTCGCGATCGTGCAGGGCGCTGCTGAACTGCTGCCGGTATCGAGTTCCGCACATGTCATTGTGGCAGAGAAACTCATGGGGCTTGATCCCACGCGCCCTGAAATGACCCTGCTGCTCGTGATGCTCCACACGGGCACCATGTTCGCCGTCATAGGGTTTTTCTGGAGAGCATGGAAGCGACATTTTTTTGCTTCCCGCAAAGTGTTTCTAACTTCAGCGAAATTCGTTGCCCTCGCCACAGTCTTCACGGCGGTGGCGGGCCTCTCTCTGAAACTCCTCATCGAGAAACTCTTTATGAAGGATCTCCCTCATGCCGAAATAGAGTTGCTCTTCGGAAATTTGGTTCTGATCTCGATCTCCCTTGCCACAGTCGGCATTTTGATCATCATCGCGGGATGGAAAGCCCATGAGCGCCGGGAAGCACCGTCGGCATTGGACACGAGGAGGTCGATCTGGATAGGGATTATGCAGGGTGTCTGCCTGCCATTCCGCGGCTTTTCCCGTTCAGGGGCGACGATCTCGACGGGGCTCCTCTTGGGGATCGAAAGAGCAAGGATAGAGGAATTCAGTTTTGCCCTCGCCGTTGTCCTTACTCCGCCCGTTATCGTCCGGGAAGTCCTGAGGCTCTTGAAGGCGCACCACATGAGCCCGTCAATGTCAGCAAGTATGATGAGTCTCTTCTACCCGAGTCTCCTTGGGATGGTATTGAGTTTTGGCACCGGTATCCTGGCCCTTCGCTGGTTGTCCGACTGGCTGGAGCGCGGGCGCTGGCATTTTTTTGGAATATACTGTCTTTGCGCCTCCCTTGCCGTTTTCCTCCTTCACGTCACACTCTTCTCGTAA
- a CDS encoding transketolase C-terminal domain-containing protein — MKSGVKAESYAGCLKDITLEDSRLVVLTAENRAAIREITDSLEGRFIDVGIAEQAMIGIAAGLALRGRIPVVHALAAFLTMRGFEFIRTDIGIPGLPVKLVGGVPGFLSTANGPTHQAIEDIALMRLVPAMQIFCPSDEADMLIGLKTMIDSPAPCYMRYNDLHPVTDHSPAFEIGKAEVISPGEDVMILTYGILLKEAITAREILKTKGISAGVVNMRTLKPVDEELIVEAASRRSLIVALEDHFHSGGLYSIICEILTARRVPGNVMPINLKDRWFRPAPLQDVLFSERFRGEDIAESIAKELEKHAEYARS; from the coding sequence ATGAAAAGCGGCGTGAAGGCGGAGAGCTATGCCGGATGTCTCAAGGATATCACCCTTGAAGACAGTCGCCTTGTGGTGCTGACCGCCGAAAACAGGGCCGCAATCCGTGAAATAACGGACAGCCTGGAAGGCCGGTTCATAGATGTCGGCATCGCAGAGCAGGCGATGATCGGCATTGCTGCCGGACTCGCCCTGCGGGGGAGAATCCCGGTCGTCCATGCCCTCGCCGCCTTTCTCACCATGCGCGGCTTCGAGTTCATCAGGACCGATATCGGAATTCCGGGACTTCCGGTGAAGCTCGTTGGGGGAGTTCCTGGATTCCTCTCTACCGCAAACGGTCCGACCCATCAGGCGATCGAGGATATCGCCCTCATGCGGTTAGTGCCGGCCATGCAGATATTCTGCCCTTCCGATGAGGCGGACATGCTCATAGGACTGAAGACAATGATCGACAGTCCCGCTCCATGCTATATGCGCTACAACGACCTCCATCCGGTGACCGATCATTCCCCGGCTTTCGAGATCGGAAAGGCCGAGGTAATCTCTCCCGGTGAGGACGTGATGATTCTCACTTACGGGATCCTCCTCAAAGAGGCGATCACCGCAAGGGAGATTCTTAAAACGAAGGGCATATCGGCGGGGGTCGTGAACATGCGGACCCTGAAGCCCGTCGATGAGGAGCTCATCGTGGAGGCAGCGTCGCGCCGTTCTCTCATCGTTGCCCTTGAAGACCATTTCCATTCAGGCGGACTTTATTCGATCATATGCGAAATTCTTACAGCGCGCAGGGTGCCTGGAAACGTTATGCCGATAAACCTGAAGGACCGGTGGTTCCGTCCGGCCCCGCTTCAGGACGTACTCTTCTCCGAGAGGTTCAGAGGCGAGGACATCGCCGAATCAATTGCCAAGGAGCTTGAAAAGCATGCCGAATACGCTCGATCTTAA
- a CDS encoding 1-deoxy-D-xylulose-5-phosphate synthase N-terminal domain-containing protein codes for MEGWSVTQRMSNMSTRNAEELRLRKASRKVREHILRMSARGGCFVGSALSCADVLLFLYTNFLNISRETLCDDNRDYLFLSKGHAVPALYAVLAETGVLDPARLHDHLSIADSIYWHPNAAIPGVEFHSGSLGHILPVAAGVAIDCAMRRLSNRVVVILGDGELNEGSIWEALLVAASQGLENLVIVVDRNRFQANCMTEDLVRLEPLAAKFAAFRTSVRTVDGHDFADLARVFRGLPFEKGMPSVVIAATVRGKGLPELEGRVDKWFCNFSSEEAEMLAAKLV; via the coding sequence ATGGAAGGCTGGAGCGTGACGCAGCGCATGAGTAATATGAGCACGAGAAATGCGGAAGAGCTCCGGCTCAGAAAGGCATCGAGAAAGGTCCGGGAGCACATCTTACGGATGTCGGCCAGGGGGGGATGCTTTGTCGGCTCGGCCCTCTCATGTGCCGATGTCCTGCTCTTTCTTTACACAAATTTCTTGAATATCTCGAGAGAAACGCTCTGCGACGACAACCGGGACTACCTTTTTCTCTCCAAGGGACACGCCGTGCCTGCTCTCTATGCTGTTCTGGCAGAAACGGGCGTCCTCGATCCGGCCCGGTTGCATGATCATCTCAGCATCGCGGACTCAATCTACTGGCATCCGAACGCCGCTATCCCCGGCGTCGAATTTCACTCAGGCTCACTCGGACATATCCTTCCGGTGGCTGCGGGAGTTGCTATCGACTGCGCGATGAGAAGGCTTTCAAACAGGGTCGTCGTTATTCTCGGTGACGGGGAACTGAACGAAGGGTCCATATGGGAAGCGCTTCTCGTTGCCGCCAGCCAGGGGCTGGAGAATCTTGTCATCGTTGTAGACAGGAACAGGTTTCAGGCCAACTGCATGACCGAAGATCTTGTCCGTCTGGAGCCCCTTGCGGCAAAATTCGCGGCCTTCCGAACATCGGTGCGAACGGTTGACGGCCATGATTTCGCCGACCTTGCAAGGGTCTTCAGGGGCCTTCCCTTCGAAAAAGGTATGCCTTCCGTAGTCATAGCAGCTACGGTGAGAGGCAAGGGGCTCCCTGAGTTGGAGGGGCGCGTAGACAAATGGTTCTGCAATTTCTCTTCTGAGGAGGCAGAGATGCTGGCGGCGAAGCTCGTATGA